The Oncorhynchus tshawytscha isolate Ot180627B linkage group LG32, Otsh_v2.0, whole genome shotgun sequence genome includes a region encoding these proteins:
- the LOC112230311 gene encoding neuronal pentraxin-1: protein MPGNMPGIREGHSWQLFLLSFLVLEGSTQDFGQTQFICTSVPKDMDLCAATMQNSGPAEDLKTTVMQLRETVLQQKETIMNQKETIRELTSKLSRCESQSLPEAGAGGRRIVPGAKNTMGDVSRGPQDTLAQLGQTLQTLKQRLENLEQYSRNNGTAQANSLKDLLQNKIDDMEKQVLSRVNTLEETKPGQKNDTDQRNRVESTLTSVHHRITDLEKGGKDNRPLDKFQLTFPLRTNYMYAKAKRTLPEMYAFTVCLWIKSNASPGVGTPFSYAVPGQANELVLIEWGNNPMEILINDKVAKLPFIINDGKWHHIGITWTTRDGMWEAFQDGVLRGSGENLAPYHPIKPQGVLVLGQEQDTLGGGFDATQAYVGELANLNMWDRKLSIGEIYNLATCNSKAQTGNVFSWSESNIEIFGGATKWTFEPCRALN, encoded by the exons ATGCCAGGAAACATGCCTGGAATCAGGGAGGGACACTCTTGGCAACTTTTCCTACTTTCTTTCTTGGTTTTGGAGGGGTCGACGCAAGATTTCGGACAGACCCAGTTTATTTGCACGTCTGTGCCCAAGGATATGGACTTGTGCGCGGCTACGATGCAGAACAGCGGTCCGGCGGAGGACTTGAAGACGACAGTGATGCAATTGAGGGAGACCGTGTTACAGCAAAAGGAGACCATTATGAACCAAAAGGAGACAATCAGGGAACTAACGTCCAAGTTGAGCAGGTGTGAGAGCCAGAGTCTGCCCGAGGCGGGAGCGGGAGGTCGGAGAATAGTACCGGGCGCCAAGAACACTATGGGGGACGTATCAAGGGGTCCTCAGGACACTCTCGCTCAACTAGGACAGACTTTACAGACTCTCAAACAGAGGTTGGAGAATCTTGAG CAATACAGCCGAAACAACGGTACGGCCCAGGCGAATAGTCTGAAAGACCTGCTTCAGAACAAGATTGATGATATGGAGAAGCAGGTGCTGTCCCGGGTCAACACCCTGGAGGAGACCAAACCGGGTCAGAAGAACGATACGGACCAGCGGAACCGAGTGGAGTCCACGCTGACTTCCGTGCATCACCGGATAACGGACCTAGAGAAAG GTGGGAAAGACAACAGACCGCTGGACAAGTTCCAGCTGACATTCCCGTTGAGAACCAACTACATGTACGCCAAAGCCAAGAGAACCCTGCCGGAGATGTATGCCTTCACCGTGTGTCTGTGGATTAAATCTAACGCGTCGCCCGGGGTGGGCACACCTTTCTCCTACGCTGTCCCAGGGCAGGCCAACGAGCTGGTGCTGATTGAGTGGGGAAATAACCCGATGGAGATACTCATCAATGATAAG GTGGCCAAATTGCCGTTCATCATCAACGACGGGAAGTGGCATCACATCGGCATCACCTGGACCACGCGCGACGGGATGTGGGAGGCGTTTCAGGACGGAGTGCTGCGGGGCAGTGGAGAGAATCTGGCGCCATACCATCCCATCAAGCCGCAGGGGGTCCTCGTACTGGGACAAGAGCAG GACACGCTGGGGGGAGGTTTCGACGCGACACAAGCTTATGTGGGTGAGCTAGCAAATCTCAACATGTGGGACAGGAAGCTTTCCATCGGGGAGATTTATAACCTGGCAACCTGCAACAGCAAAGCGCAAACTGGCAACGTATTCTCTTGGTCGGAGTCCAACATTGAAATATTTGGTGGCGCTACCAAGTGGACATTCGAGCCGTGCCGTGCGCTCAACTGA